A genomic segment from Ornithorhynchus anatinus isolate Pmale09 chromosome 16, mOrnAna1.pri.v4, whole genome shotgun sequence encodes:
- the EVA1B gene encoding protein eva-1 homolog B encodes MEARKRDMELLSNSLAAYAHIRDHLESFGLYFVLGICFGLLLTLCLLVIRISCRPYTRPQPPAGRDPRTYPRAQQRQEEDDDEEEEEEEEEEDTLTRLGPDETLPITELTPESGPDGGLSVNVFASAEELERAQRLEERERILREIWRTGQPDLLGTGTGTIGRVHYY; translated from the exons ATGGAGGCCCGAAAACGGGACATGGAACTTCTTAGCAACAGTTTAGCAGCCTACGCCCACATCAGAG ATCACCTAGAGAGCTTCGGTCTCTACTTCGTCCTGGGCATCTGCTTTGGCCTATTGCTGACCCTCTGCCTGCTGGTCATCCGTATCTCCTGCCGCCCCTACacccgtccccagcccccagcgGGCCGGGACCCCCGCACCTACCCCCGGGCCCAGCAGCggcaggaggaggacgacgacgaagaggaggaggaggaggaggaggaggaggacacgcTGACCCGTCTGGGACCAGATGAGACTCTGCCCATCACAGAGCTGACCCCGGAGTCTGGCCCAGATGGGGGGCTCAGTGTGAACGTTTTCGCGTCAGCGGAGGAGCTGGAACGGGCCCAGCGGCTGGAGGAGCGAGAACGGATCCTCCGGGAGATCTGGCGGACTGGGCAGCCGGACCTCCTGGGCACGGGCACGGGCACCATCGGCCGCGTCCACTATTACTGA
- the SH3D21 gene encoding SH3 domain-containing protein 21, with protein MFDYEPEAPDELALHRGDLIRVLRKDTEDEGWWEGEHEGRRGVFPDNFVLLLLPVKPLRPTRPSPRESLQKPEKRVPHPSKGESRLGRRPKAKEPNKMEPKPPPPPVKKPAPGPPVPAKTRPGHPVASKPSGARPATGERQRARDSDGNAGSFDAIPVTDTKLSHPTSKRPKLQGRRPPSHPAVHAPAPEPGAGQPSPPKPPSQPNRTPRSSPQSETPQACAPSPGSELEEPGLLGELRAELASLRNLLDLLQTRHERDMEEVRSEMISEREKRLALEAQVQRVKEAML; from the exons ATGTTTGACTACGAACCCGAGGCCCCCGATGAACTTGCCCTACACCGGGGGGACCTGATCCGGGTGCTGAGGAAG GACACCGAGGACGAgggctggtgggagggagagcacgAGGGTCGCCGCGGCGTCTTCCCCGACAACTTCGTGCTGCTGCTGTTGCCC GTCAAGCCACTCCGGCCCACACGGCCGTCTCCCAGGGAATCAC tgCAGAAGCCAGAGAAGCGAGTCCCCCACCCAAGCAAAGGGGAGAGCAGATTGGGACGCAGGCCGAAAG CTAAAGAGCCCAACAAGATGGAACCCAAGCCTCCCCCGCCTCCAGTCAAGAAGCCAGCCCCCGGCCCTCCTGTACCAGCCAAGACCAGACCCGGTCACCCCGTGGCCAGCAA GCCTTCTGGGGCCAGGCCAGCGACcggagaaaggcagagagctcGGGACTCAG ATGGCAACGCTGGCAGCTTCGATGCCATCCCGGTGACTGACACGAAACTCAGCCACCCCACCAGCAAACGGCCTAAGCTCCAGGGTCGCCgtccaccctcccaccctgcaGTGCACGCTCCGGCCCCT GAGCCAGGGGCCGGGCAGCCCAGCCCGCCCaagcccccatcccagcccaaccGCACCCCCCGTTCCAGCCCCCAAAGCGAGACCCCGCAGGCCTGTGCCCCGAGCCCAGGCTCGGAGCTGGAGGAGCCCGGACTGCTTGGAGAGCTGAGGGCAGAGTTGGCCTCTCTGCGGAACCTGCTCGACTTGTTGCAGACGAGGCATGA GAGAGACATGGAGGAGGTCCGATCAGAGATGATCAGCGAGCGGGAGAAGAGACTGGCgctggag GCCCAGGTCCAGAGGGTGAAGGAGGCCATGCTGTGA